The following proteins are encoded in a genomic region of Betaproteobacteria bacterium:
- a CDS encoding EAL domain-containing protein has protein sequence MTEPSINPHSHGKAGTASPPSVELLDAFLDAIAQPMAAFTAEGVVMSCNATCRDEFARLYGRPLEPLSRLDEYLAELPQEWDRLHGLIRRAAGGESFTVEAELGDASLARSLYSMMFAPLRDRDGTIAGAALIAQDITETKRAHTLLLESERRFRDLAANVPGVIYQWVERADGSRGFLWVSPRLEEIFHIDRNAISSIADYIHPDDRPRWVASIEQANRRSSVWNFEGRLLYPDGTVRWWQGIARPSRVTAEEIVYNGVMLDITDRKLAEQELMLAAKVFEGTREAVMILDDSGAVLSANRAFTAITGFRADEVKGTPLPVFDGARHDQAFVESLWEHAHRDAGWEGEVWLRRRDELVFPARLRANVVRAVDGTPTHCLLAFEDISERKAQDDRIRHLAQHDFLTGLPNRALLEDRLKQAIPLAQRSGNRLAVMFLDLDRFKIINDSLGHEVGDALLKQVARRLTGCIRAADTVSRQGGDEFVVLLQDLDAPEQAAAVCRKVLEVVAEPFVFQGLALNVTPSVGIAIYPDDGADFPTLLKNADAAMYHAKSLGRNNFQFFTQEINARVLERAEIESRLRGALHGGELQLWFQPRFDLATRAVAGLEALLRWPDGGGGFTPPERFIPVAEDSGLIVELGNWCIRRVCRHLKEWTLQEVPLVPVSTNISAVQFRQGGVAAGVMSALEELGVNSRLLELEVTESAIMSDAETARTTLSELRKRGVRLAVDDFGTGYSSLAYLRRLPLDTLKIDRTFVQGIDEDPEDAAIAVAIIGLAKTLGLRTLAEGIETQEQLEFLRRHGCDEGQGFLLARPMPPDMVPTWLHSVRGPAQLSLGM, from the coding sequence ATGACAGAGCCCTCCATCAATCCGCATTCGCACGGCAAGGCCGGGACGGCTTCCCCGCCGTCCGTGGAACTGCTGGATGCGTTTCTCGATGCCATTGCCCAGCCCATGGCGGCATTCACCGCCGAGGGCGTGGTGATGTCCTGCAATGCGACATGCAGGGACGAGTTCGCCAGGTTGTACGGCCGTCCACTGGAACCCCTGTCCCGACTGGACGAATACCTGGCCGAACTGCCGCAGGAATGGGATCGTCTCCACGGCCTGATCAGGCGGGCGGCCGGTGGAGAGTCGTTCACCGTCGAGGCGGAACTGGGAGACGCCTCGCTTGCCCGCAGCCTGTATTCGATGATGTTCGCTCCCTTGCGCGACCGCGACGGAACGATCGCCGGCGCAGCGCTCATCGCGCAGGACATTACCGAGACCAAGCGGGCCCACACGCTGCTGCTGGAAAGCGAGCGACGATTCCGCGATCTGGCCGCCAACGTTCCGGGCGTGATCTATCAGTGGGTCGAGCGGGCGGATGGCAGCCGCGGCTTTCTCTGGGTGAGTCCGCGGCTGGAGGAGATCTTCCACATCGACCGCAATGCCATCAGCAGCATTGCCGACTATATCCACCCGGATGACCGGCCGCGGTGGGTGGCCTCCATCGAACAGGCCAATCGCCGTTCGTCCGTGTGGAACTTCGAGGGCCGGCTGCTCTATCCGGATGGCACTGTCCGCTGGTGGCAGGGTATTGCGCGGCCCTCCCGCGTGACGGCAGAGGAGATCGTCTACAACGGGGTGATGCTGGACATCACCGACCGCAAGCTCGCGGAGCAGGAACTCATGCTCGCTGCGAAGGTATTCGAAGGCACCCGGGAGGCCGTGATGATCCTGGATGACTCGGGTGCCGTTCTTTCCGCGAACCGCGCGTTCACCGCCATCACGGGCTTTCGTGCCGACGAGGTGAAGGGAACGCCGCTGCCCGTATTCGACGGGGCGCGTCACGATCAGGCGTTCGTGGAATCGCTGTGGGAACACGCGCACCGCGATGCGGGTTGGGAAGGCGAGGTCTGGTTGAGACGCCGAGACGAACTGGTGTTTCCCGCGCGGTTGCGGGCGAACGTGGTGCGGGCTGTGGACGGCACGCCAACTCACTGTCTCCTTGCGTTCGAGGACATCTCGGAACGCAAGGCGCAGGACGATCGCATCCGGCATCTCGCTCAACACGATTTCCTCACCGGGTTGCCCAATCGTGCCCTGCTGGAGGACAGGCTCAAGCAGGCCATCCCCCTGGCGCAGCGGAGCGGCAACCGGCTGGCAGTGATGTTTCTCGACCTCGACCGGTTCAAGATCATCAATGACTCGCTGGGGCACGAGGTCGGCGATGCGCTGCTGAAGCAGGTTGCACGCAGGTTGACGGGCTGCATACGCGCAGCCGATACCGTGAGCCGGCAAGGCGGCGACGAGTTCGTCGTGCTGCTCCAGGATCTGGATGCTCCCGAACAGGCGGCCGCCGTTTGCCGCAAGGTGCTGGAAGTCGTGGCGGAGCCTTTTGTCTTCCAGGGGCTGGCGCTCAACGTGACGCCTTCCGTGGGCATTGCGATCTATCCCGACGACGGAGCGGACTTTCCGACGCTGCTCAAGAATGCGGACGCCGCGATGTATCACGCCAAGTCGCTCGGCCGGAACAACTTCCAGTTCTTCACCCAGGAAATCAACGCCCGGGTGCTCGAGCGGGCCGAGATCGAGTCACGATTGAGGGGCGCGTTGCACGGGGGCGAACTGCAGCTGTGGTTCCAGCCGCGCTTCGATCTCGCCACGCGGGCCGTGGCTGGACTCGAGGCGCTCCTGCGGTGGCCGGATGGTGGCGGCGGGTTCACTCCGCCCGAAAGATTCATCCCCGTCGCTGAGGATTCGGGACTCATTGTGGAACTGGGCAACTGGTGCATTCGCAGGGTCTGCAGACACCTCAAGGAGTGGACGCTGCAGGAGGTGCCGCTCGTGCCCGTGTCCACCAACATCTCCGCTGTGCAGTTTCGTCAGGGAGGCGTCGCGGCCGGCGTGATGTCCGCGCTGGAGGAACTGGGCGTGAACAGCCGCCTGCTCGAACTGGAAGTCACCGAGAGCGCCATCATGAGCGATGCGGAAACCGCGCGCACCACGCTATCGGAGTTGCGCAAACGGGGAGTCCGTCTTGCCGTGGACGATTTTGGCACCGGCTATTCGTCGCTTGCGTACCTGCGGCGTCTTCCCCTGGACACGCTCAAGATCGATCGTACTTTCGTGCAGGGAATCGACGAGGATCCCGAGGACGCCGCCATTGCGGTGGCCATCATCGGTCTGGCGAAAACCCTTGGACTGCGCACGCTGGCCGAGGGAATCGAGACGCAGGAACAACTGGAATTCCTGCGGCGTCACGGTTGCGACGAAGGCCAGGGATTCCTGTTGGCGAGGCCCATGCCCCCCGACATGGTCCCCACCTGGCTGCATTCGGTTCGGGGTCCGGCCCAGCTTTCGCTGGGCATGTGA
- a CDS encoding acetyl-CoA C-acetyltransferase produces the protein MDEIVIVGAVRTAVGKFGGSLARTAAPQLGAAVIKALLERTGVKPEMVSEVLLGQVLTAASGQNPARQAALAAGLPDMVPAMTINKVCGSGLKATHLAAQAIKAGDAEIVIAGGQENMSLSPHVLLNSRDGFRMGDTKLVDSMIVDGLWDVYNQYHMGITAENVARKWGVSRQEQDEFAAVSQQKAEAAQKAGKFKDEIVGIELPQRKGPPVIFDADEYPKHGTTVDTLAGLRPAFDKEGSVTAGNASGINDGAAAVMMMSARKAESLGLKPLARVRAYSSAGVDPKFMGMGPVPASRLCLSKAGWTPQDLHLMEINEAFAAQAIAVNRDMEWDTSKVNVNGGAIAIGHPIGASGCRILVTLLHEMIRRDARKGLASLCIGGGMGVALAVER, from the coding sequence ATGGATGAGATCGTAATCGTCGGCGCTGTCCGGACGGCGGTCGGAAAGTTCGGCGGCTCACTGGCCAGGACGGCAGCGCCGCAGCTGGGTGCAGCGGTGATCAAGGCTCTGCTGGAGCGGACCGGTGTCAAGCCCGAGATGGTGAGCGAAGTGCTGCTGGGCCAGGTGCTCACCGCCGCTTCGGGCCAGAACCCTGCGCGTCAGGCAGCTCTTGCCGCGGGGCTGCCCGACATGGTGCCTGCCATGACCATCAACAAGGTGTGCGGATCGGGACTCAAGGCAACCCACCTGGCAGCCCAGGCGATCAAGGCCGGGGATGCGGAAATCGTCATCGCGGGGGGGCAGGAGAACATGAGCCTGTCTCCGCACGTGCTGCTGAATTCCCGCGATGGATTCCGCATGGGGGACACCAAGCTCGTGGATTCCATGATCGTCGACGGGCTGTGGGACGTCTACAACCAGTACCACATGGGCATCACGGCGGAGAACGTCGCCCGGAAGTGGGGAGTCAGCCGCCAGGAGCAGGACGAATTCGCCGCGGTTTCGCAGCAGAAGGCGGAAGCTGCACAGAAGGCAGGCAAGTTCAAGGACGAGATCGTCGGCATCGAACTGCCTCAGCGCAAGGGGCCTCCAGTCATCTTCGACGCGGACGAGTATCCCAAACACGGAACGACGGTCGACACCCTCGCCGGATTGCGGCCCGCCTTCGACAAGGAAGGTTCGGTGACGGCAGGTAACGCCTCGGGAATCAACGACGGTGCGGCAGCCGTGATGATGATGTCGGCTCGCAAGGCCGAATCGCTGGGGCTGAAGCCCCTCGCGCGGGTTCGCGCGTATTCGTCGGCTGGCGTGGATCCGAAGTTCATGGGAATGGGCCCGGTTCCCGCCTCCAGGCTTTGTCTGTCCAAGGCAGGCTGGACACCGCAGGACCTCCACCTCATGGAGATCAACGAAGCGTTTGCCGCCCAGGCCATCGCGGTCAATCGCGACATGGAATGGGACACGTCCAAGGTCAACGTGAACGGAGGCGCCATCGCCATCGGCCATCCCATCGGAGCGAGCGGTTGCCGCATTCTCGTGACCCTGCTCCACGAGATGATCCGGCGAGATGCCCGCAAGGGCCTGGCCAGTCTGTGTATCGGCGGCGGCATGGGCGTGGCCCTGGCCGTCGAGCGTTGA
- a CDS encoding acetyl-CoA C-acyltransferase family protein yields the protein MSNAREVVVVSGVRTAIGDFGGALKDLSPTELGARVTREAISRAGIEAAEIGHVVFGNVIQTEPKDMYLSRVCAMNGGIPQETPAMTLNRLCGSGLQAIVSAAQSIMLGDADIALAGGAESMSRSNYVMPAARWGQRMGDEPLIDWMTGALSDPFDKEHMGVTAERIAERWSLSRELQDEYALESHRRAAAAIAAGHFKSQILPVELKGKKGTVIFDTDEHVRPDVQLGDMTKLRAVFQKDGTVTAGNASGLNDAAAAVVLMERGIAEKKGLKPLARLVSYGHAGVDPKIMGIGPVPAVSNAMRKAGLTVAQMDVIESNEAFAAQACAVARDLGFDSRKTNPNGGAIALGHPIGATGCIITLKALYELQRTGGRYGLVTMCIGGGQGIAAIFERAV from the coding sequence ATGAGCAATGCGCGTGAAGTGGTCGTCGTGAGCGGCGTGCGAACGGCAATCGGCGATTTCGGCGGGGCCTTGAAGGATCTCTCGCCCACGGAACTGGGCGCCCGGGTGACCCGCGAGGCAATCAGCCGTGCAGGGATCGAAGCGGCAGAGATTGGCCACGTGGTATTCGGCAACGTGATCCAGACCGAGCCCAAGGACATGTACCTCTCCCGGGTCTGCGCGATGAATGGCGGCATTCCTCAGGAAACGCCGGCAATGACCCTCAACCGCCTGTGCGGCAGCGGCCTGCAGGCGATTGTCAGCGCCGCCCAGAGCATCATGCTCGGCGATGCCGACATCGCCCTCGCGGGTGGAGCCGAGAGCATGAGCCGGTCCAACTACGTGATGCCCGCTGCCCGCTGGGGCCAGCGCATGGGCGACGAGCCTCTGATCGACTGGATGACGGGGGCCTTGTCCGATCCGTTCGACAAGGAGCACATGGGCGTGACCGCGGAGAGAATTGCCGAGCGATGGAGCCTCTCGCGCGAGTTGCAGGACGAGTACGCGCTCGAGAGCCACCGCCGGGCCGCGGCTGCCATCGCCGCCGGTCATTTCAAGTCGCAGATCCTGCCCGTCGAGCTCAAGGGCAAGAAGGGTACGGTGATCTTCGACACGGACGAGCACGTGCGTCCCGATGTCCAGCTCGGTGACATGACCAAGTTGCGAGCCGTGTTCCAGAAGGACGGCACGGTGACAGCCGGCAACGCGTCCGGCCTCAACGATGCCGCAGCCGCAGTCGTGCTGATGGAACGGGGCATCGCAGAGAAGAAAGGGCTGAAGCCGCTCGCGCGGCTGGTCTCCTATGGTCACGCGGGCGTGGATCCGAAGATCATGGGTATCGGTCCGGTTCCCGCAGTCAGCAACGCCATGCGAAAGGCGGGTCTTACCGTGGCGCAGATGGACGTGATCGAATCCAACGAGGCGTTCGCGGCACAGGCATGCGCAGTCGCGCGGGATCTCGGCTTCGACTCCAGGAAGACCAATCCCAACGGCGGCGCGATCGCCCTCGGTCACCCCATCGGGGCAACGGGTTGCATCATCACGTTGAAGGCCTTGTACGAACTGCAGCGCACGGGTGGACGCTATGGTCTCGTCACCATGTGCATCGGGGGCGGGCAGGGTATCGCCGCCATCTTCGAACGCGCCGTCTGA
- a CDS encoding Hpt domain-containing protein, whose protein sequence is MIGGDEELLHDVVTIALEELSRQLAALRDALAAGDAPTARRHAHTMKGTVATLGAGAVREKALEVEHAARDADLPSARVGLEALEPLVGRLLEELRRYQAGAHPA, encoded by the coding sequence ATGATCGGCGGGGACGAGGAACTCCTTCACGACGTGGTCACCATCGCGCTGGAAGAACTGAGCCGGCAGCTTGCCGCACTTCGTGACGCTCTCGCGGCCGGAGATGCTCCCACGGCCCGGCGCCACGCCCACACGATGAAGGGCACCGTGGCCACGCTCGGAGCGGGCGCCGTCCGCGAGAAGGCGCTCGAAGTGGAACATGCCGCACGGGACGCGGACCTGCCTTCGGCACGCGTGGGGCTCGAAGCGCTGGAACCCCTCGTGGGGAGACTTCTGGAAGAACTCCGCCGCTATCAGGCAGGGGCCCATCCCGCCTGA
- the pgi gene encoding glucose-6-phosphate isomerase, whose translation MSTLTKSPAWQALERHRDRLATTTLRQLFADENDRFERFSLRAGPLLLDCSKNWMTAETLDLLVSLARQQQLPSWIERLFSGYHVNHTEGRAALHMALRNRSERPMSVDGKDVMPAVRDVLGRMRRFSAGVREGRLRGATGKAFRTVVNIGIGGSDLGPCMVCEALRAYAADAPDVRFVSNVDDSHLMEALRGASPEETLFIVSSKTFTTQETMANAESARQWLTGALGNDAVGLHFAAVSTNVPGTTAFGISPDRVFEFWDWVGGRYSLWSAIGLPVAMAVGMDRFEELLAGAHAMDEHFRTTSLHANAPVMLGLLDVWYADFHGCGTRAVLPYSQYLHRLPAYLQQLDMESNGKQIDREGNRVDHPTGAIVWGEPGTNGQHAFFQLLHQGTQIVPCDFIVAAVGAHESGRHHEMLLANCLAQTQALAFGKSGDEAQDEMLAAGMPAERASFLSPYRSFPGNRPSTTILLERLDPYALGALIALYEHRVFVQSVLWNINAFDQWGVELGKQLAGNLLPRISGRDADEGLDGSTAGLLHAIRKIRSSRGPASR comes from the coding sequence ATGAGCACATTGACGAAATCTCCGGCATGGCAAGCGCTGGAACGGCATCGCGACCGGCTGGCAACGACGACACTGAGGCAATTGTTTGCCGATGAGAACGATCGGTTCGAGCGCTTCAGCCTCCGAGCCGGTCCCTTGCTGCTGGACTGCTCCAAGAACTGGATGACTGCCGAGACGCTGGATCTGCTGGTGTCACTGGCGCGGCAGCAGCAGCTGCCGTCATGGATCGAGCGCCTGTTCTCGGGATATCACGTCAATCACACCGAAGGCCGGGCGGCCTTGCACATGGCGCTGAGGAACCGGTCGGAGCGGCCCATGTCTGTCGACGGGAAGGACGTGATGCCCGCCGTGCGCGATGTTCTCGGGCGCATGCGCCGTTTCTCGGCGGGCGTTCGCGAAGGCAGACTGCGCGGAGCCACGGGAAAGGCGTTCAGGACCGTGGTGAACATCGGCATCGGCGGTTCGGATCTGGGCCCTTGCATGGTGTGCGAAGCGTTGCGGGCCTATGCGGCGGATGCACCGGATGTCCGTTTCGTTTCCAACGTGGACGACTCCCATCTGATGGAAGCGCTGCGAGGTGCAAGTCCTGAAGAGACGCTGTTCATCGTGTCGTCCAAGACCTTCACGACCCAGGAGACCATGGCCAACGCCGAATCCGCACGGCAGTGGCTCACCGGTGCGCTGGGGAACGATGCGGTCGGCCTGCACTTCGCCGCCGTCAGTACCAATGTCCCGGGCACCACGGCCTTCGGCATTTCGCCGGACCGCGTCTTCGAGTTCTGGGACTGGGTCGGCGGACGCTATTCCCTGTGGTCTGCCATTGGCCTGCCTGTCGCCATGGCGGTGGGAATGGATCGGTTCGAGGAGCTCCTCGCGGGAGCCCACGCCATGGACGAGCATTTCCGGACGACGTCACTGCATGCGAATGCCCCGGTGATGCTCGGTCTGCTCGATGTGTGGTACGCGGACTTTCACGGATGCGGCACGCGGGCGGTGCTGCCCTATTCCCAGTACCTGCACAGGCTCCCGGCCTATCTCCAGCAGCTGGACATGGAAAGCAACGGCAAGCAGATCGACCGCGAAGGCAACCGTGTCGATCACCCGACCGGCGCCATCGTCTGGGGAGAACCCGGCACGAACGGCCAGCACGCGTTCTTCCAGCTTCTCCACCAGGGCACGCAAATCGTGCCGTGCGATTTCATCGTGGCCGCCGTGGGCGCGCACGAGTCGGGCAGGCACCACGAGATGCTGCTGGCAAACTGTCTGGCCCAGACGCAGGCGTTGGCCTTCGGCAAGTCCGGCGACGAAGCCCAGGACGAGATGCTCGCTGCCGGAATGCCGGCCGAGCGAGCCTCGTTCCTTTCGCCGTATCGCTCGTTTCCCGGCAATCGCCCCAGTACGACGATCCTGCTGGAACGGCTGGACCCGTACGCGCTCGGTGCCCTGATTGCGCTCTACGAGCACAGAGTGTTCGTGCAGAGCGTGCTATGGAACATCAATGCCTTCGATCAATGGGGAGTCGAGCTGGGCAAGCAGCTCGCGGGCAACCTGCTGCCGCGCATCTCAGGGAGAGACGCAGACGAGGGACTCGATGGTTCCACGGCCGGGCTGCTCCATGCGATCAGGAAGATCCGTTCAAGTCGGGGTCCGGCAAGCCGTTAA
- a CDS encoding M48 family metallopeptidase, producing the protein MTPFGLLFLLLLLAGTGLRLWLSWRHIAHVRANRSQVPEPFAPQIDLGAHQKAADYSVAKSRLNSVGLVVDAVVLLAFTLGGGFNALNDIAQRMFESAIASGVVFIAAVGIVTSLVELPFNIYRVFVLEARFGFNKMTPGMFIGDLFKQTLVAVVLGLPLVLAVLWLMQAMGSLWWLWVWGVWVGFSVVMLAVYPTFIAPLFNKFSPMEDGDLRRRIEALLQKCGFRSQGLFVMDGSRRSSHGNAYFTGFGKAKRIVFFDTLLSRLDPGEIEAVLAHELGHFKLNHVFRRMAWTFAGGLAFLWALGMLRNAAWFFDGVHAPFPASDAVALVVFFMVVPVFTFPFRPLIAMYSRKHEFEADAYAARNASPADLAQALVKLYKDNASTLTPDPLHSAFYDSHPPASARIARLRHFSGASAS; encoded by the coding sequence ATGACTCCTTTCGGTCTGCTCTTCCTTCTGCTTCTCCTGGCCGGCACAGGTCTTCGCCTGTGGCTTTCGTGGCGGCACATTGCCCATGTCCGCGCGAATCGTTCGCAGGTGCCCGAACCCTTTGCCCCGCAGATCGATCTGGGCGCGCACCAGAAGGCTGCCGACTATTCCGTGGCAAAGAGCCGGCTCAATTCCGTGGGGCTCGTCGTTGACGCCGTCGTGTTGCTGGCATTCACGCTGGGAGGCGGTTTCAATGCCCTGAACGACATCGCGCAGAGGATGTTCGAAAGTGCAATCGCTTCGGGCGTCGTCTTCATCGCGGCGGTGGGCATCGTGACTTCGCTGGTCGAGCTGCCATTCAACATCTACCGCGTCTTCGTGCTGGAGGCGAGGTTCGGATTCAACAAGATGACTCCGGGAATGTTCATTGGCGACCTGTTCAAGCAGACGCTGGTGGCCGTCGTGTTGGGACTTCCGCTGGTTCTCGCCGTGCTTTGGCTCATGCAAGCCATGGGATCGCTCTGGTGGCTCTGGGTCTGGGGCGTATGGGTGGGGTTCAGCGTCGTGATGCTCGCGGTGTACCCGACGTTCATCGCTCCGCTGTTCAACAAGTTCTCTCCCATGGAGGACGGCGACTTGCGCCGCAGGATCGAGGCGTTGCTGCAGAAGTGCGGTTTTCGTTCGCAGGGGCTGTTCGTCATGGACGGTTCCCGCAGATCGAGCCATGGCAACGCCTATTTCACAGGGTTCGGCAAGGCGAAGCGGATCGTATTCTTCGACACGCTGCTCAGTCGCCTGGATCCGGGCGAGATCGAAGCGGTACTGGCTCACGAGCTGGGCCATTTCAAGTTGAACCACGTGTTCCGGCGGATGGCCTGGACCTTTGCCGGGGGCCTGGCTTTTCTGTGGGCGCTTGGCATGCTGCGCAATGCGGCCTGGTTCTTCGATGGGGTCCATGCGCCGTTTCCTGCCTCCGATGCGGTGGCTCTCGTGGTTTTCTTCATGGTGGTACCGGTGTTCACCTTCCCGTTCCGCCCATTGATCGCCATGTACTCCCGCAAGCACGAGTTCGAGGCGGATGCCTATGCGGCGCGCAATGCATCGCCCGCAGATCTGGCACAGGCCCTGGTCAAGCTGTACAAGGACAACGCATCGACACTCACGCCAGACCCTCTGCACTCGGCTTTCTATGATTCCCATCCGCCCGCAAGCGCGCGGATTGCCCGGCTCAGGCATTTCTCCGGGGCCTCGGCGAGCTAA
- the orn gene encoding oligoribonuclease yields MAQDANRLIWIDMEMSGLSPDSDRILELATVVTDSRLDIVAESPVLVVHQEAAVLDGMDSWNRATHGRSGLTERVRQSTLSEADAEAQMLAFLREHVPGAVSPMCGNSICQDRRFLARYMPGLETYFHYRNLDVSTLKELAKRWKPELMGGFSKRGKHEALADIYESIEELKYYRENFIRL; encoded by the coding sequence ATGGCACAGGATGCAAACCGGCTGATCTGGATCGATATGGAAATGAGCGGCCTCAGCCCCGACAGCGACCGGATCCTCGAACTCGCGACCGTTGTGACGGACTCCCGCTTGGACATCGTCGCGGAAAGTCCGGTTCTGGTGGTTCATCAGGAAGCGGCCGTGCTCGACGGCATGGACTCTTGGAATCGCGCGACGCACGGCCGGTCAGGACTGACCGAGCGTGTCCGTCAGTCGACGTTGAGCGAAGCCGATGCCGAGGCGCAGATGCTGGCATTCCTGCGGGAGCATGTTCCCGGGGCCGTCTCACCCATGTGCGGAAACTCCATCTGTCAGGATCGCCGCTTCCTCGCGCGCTACATGCCCGGTCTGGAAACCTACTTCCACTATCGCAATCTGGACGTCAGCACGCTCAAGGAATTGGCCAAGCGGTGGAAGCCCGAACTCATGGGCGGGTTTTCCAAGCGGGGCAAGCACGAAGCGCTCGCCGACATCTACGAATCGATCGAGGAGCTGAAGTACTACCGGGAGAACTTCATCCGGCTGTGA